The following coding sequences are from one Bombus terrestris chromosome 14, iyBomTerr1.2, whole genome shotgun sequence window:
- the LOC100644739 gene encoding cilia- and flagella-associated protein 52, translating to MSLKELEIFGIIAFDGVIRNGLRLHPDGEHLVYPMGNKITIKHVKTGEQFFLTGHKNFVSALCISSSGDLIASGQINHHGFKAMVIIWDYRNRKMKSSYEMHKVRVEDVCFTENGQYLISLGGRDDGRIIIWDIENGTPLCGTSAGNETCGNIIIIARANICKTSFITGGDKNLKLWRINSKDQKLYGTDIKVGKIKRSINCAVIDENDENVYCGTTSGDIIKARLNIEESEERTKYPVMIGCYSKIPTNKGARMRNANGLHIEVYPGGVKNLLLLKKDKLIVGTGDGTVELIEIRKDSKLNANKTNKSLTIPAIVAYRTTNVCAVVTSMIRYQNNLVLVGTALCEIYEIELSSFQMRLIVTCHTSSIYDLVFPSNSSEIFATASKNDIRIWKLATQKELLRITVSNLTCSSICFNSNGGSIISAWNDGTIRGFALNGGKLLFEINCAHTKSVSTITITKDDDKLISGGCDGQVRIWNAKSELRHLLQVLKEHRGPITSLHVSPDNKSLISSSTDGTCILWDLRNFTRKFMLSGSTMYMATCFVPTGVQILTCGTDRKIAYWETLDGSLVREIEGSMAGTLNTISISHDGQYFLTGSEDFIVKLWEYRTASTIRLGLAHAAAVTRCVFAPDNKFIVTASADGAIMLWEYPFSKTSITPIKDDTKQHTLEPTSVPCP from the exons ATGTCCCTAAAAGAACTCGAAATATTCGGAATAATAGCATTTGACG GTGTAATAAGAAACGGTTTACGATTACATCCTGATGGAGAACACCTTGTGTACCCAATGGGTAACAAAATTACTATCAAACATGTAAAAACGGGTGAACAATTCTTTCTTACTGGACATAAGAATTTCGTTTCTGCTTTATGTATTTCATCTTCAGGCGATCTGATAGCTTCCGGCCAAATAAACCATCATGGTTTTAAG GCAATGGTTATAATATGGGATTATAGAAATCGTAAAATGAAATCTAGCTATGAAATGCACAAAGTTAGAGTCGAAGACGTGTGTTTTACGGAAAATGGACAGTATCTTATTAGTCTCGGAGGCAGAGATGATGGTCGTATCATAATATGGGATATTGAAAATGGAACTCCTCTTTGTG GTACTTCTGCTGGAAACGAaacatgtggaaatattataataattgcaCGAGCTAACATTTGCAAAACAAGTTTTATCACTGGCGGCGACAAGAATCTTAAATTATGGCGTATCAACTCAAAGGATCAAAAGTTATATGGAACAGAtataaaagttggaaaaatcaAACGTTCGATTAATTGTGCAGTTATAGATGAGAACGATGAAAATGTTTATTGCGGAACAACATCTGGCGATATCATAAAAGCAAG GCTAAACATAGAAGAATCCGAGGAAAGGACTAAATATCCCGTAATGATAGGATGTTACTCGAAGATACCAACGAACAAGGGAGCACGCATGAGGAACGCAAATGGACTTCACATAGAAGTATATCCAGGTGGTGTGAAAAACTTGTTGCTTCTAAAGAAAGACAAGTTAATTGTAGGTACTGGCGATGGAACAgtcgaattaattgaaataaggAAAGACTCAAAACTTAATGCAAATAAAACGAACAAGTCACTAACTATACCCGCTATAGTAGCA TATCGCACAACGAATGTGTGTGCTGTGGTAACGTCCATGATCCGCTATCAAAACAATTTGGTATTAGTAGGAACCGCCTTATGTGAGATTTATGAAATCGAATTATCAAGCTTTCAGATGCGTTTAATCGTCACTTGTCACACCAGTTCGATATATGATTTAGTATTTCCAAG CAATAGTTCAGAGATATTTGCAACCGCTAGTAAAAATGACATACGAATATGGAAGTTGGCCACCCAAAAAGAATTACTCCGAATCACCGTATCAAATCTTACTTGTTCCAGTATATGTTTCAATAGTAATGGTGGTTCTATAATATCGG CTTGGAACGATGGTACGATAAGGGGATTTGCTTTGAATGGCGGAAAACtactatttgaaattaattgcgCTCACACAAAATCAGTGTCAACAATCACTATTACCAAAGATGACGATAAACTGATTAGCGGTGGTTGTGATGGACAG GTGCGAATATGGAATGCAAAATCTGAATTACGACATTTATTGCAAGTCCTAAAAGAACACAGAGGTCCAATAACGTCATTACATGTTTCACCTGATAACAAGAGTTTGATCAGTTCTAGCACAGATGGTACATGTATATTATGGGATTTAAG aaatttcacGAGGAAGTTCATGCTGAGTGGAAGCACAATGTATATGGCGACATGTTTTGTTCCTACCGGCGTTCAAATTTTAACATGTGGTACAGATCGCAAAATAGCTTATTGGGAAACATTGGATGGTTCATTAGTTCGGGAAATTGAAGGTTCGATGGCTGGGACCTTAAATACTATAAGTATTAGTCATGATGGACAATATTTTCTCACTGGATCAGAAGATTTTATTGTAAAACTATGGGAATATCGTACCGCTAGTACTATTCGTTTGGGTCTTGCACACGCTGCTGCCGTTACTCGTTGTGTCTTTGCTCCAGACAATAAGTTTATTGTTACGGCAAGTGCAGACGGTGCTATAATGCTTTGGGAATACCCCTTTTCGAAAACATCGATTACACCGATTAAAGACGATACCAAACAACACACGCTAGAACCAACATCAGTACCTTGCCCATGA
- the LOC100647238 gene encoding uncharacterized protein LOC100647238 → MATVFESSFLSNRAHRVEERYEESANTFGKCDCTSYSYLALSVILFMIGTAITIFSLDDIVGGHIFFKLGHMWLIGPIFICSGLMVAVKCMLYLRRKSVIQMIFHQRQLFRHLQELSGARGIERIDIQTPGPPSYEAIAQEICNELPPPSYAEAVALVRKTIESNTKSNSASVSCDSIAIDQNVRCKP, encoded by the exons atggctacagttttcgaaagTTCGTTCTTATCGAATAGAGCACATCGTGTTGAGGAACGATATGAAGAATCGGCAAACACTTTTGGCAAATGTGACTGCACTAGCTATAGCTATCTTGCATTGAGCGTCATCCTGTTTATGATTGGGACAGCTATTACTATTTTTTCTTTGGACGATATCGTAGGCGGacacatattttttaaacttggTCACATGTGGCTTATTGGTCCAATATTCATTTGTTCTGGACTAATGGTAGCTGTCAAATGTATGCTTTACCTGCGACGAAAGTCCGTTATACAGATGATATTTCATCAACGACAATTGTTCAGA CATTTACAGGAATTGAGTGGTGCTCGTGGTATCGAACGTATTGACATACAAACTCCAGGTCCACCCTCTTACGAAGCGATCGCTCAAGAAATTTGCAATGAGTTACCTCCGCCTTCTTATGCAGAGGCGGTAGCGCTTGTACGCAAAACTATCGAGAGCA aTACCAAATCAAATAGTGCAAGTGTTTCTTGCGATAGCATCGCTATTGACCAAAACGTCAGGTGTAAACCTTGA
- the LOC100647478 gene encoding baculoviral IAP repeat-containing protein 5, protein MDLLPEHDSMFWKIGRLKTFEDWPFQSSDNSCNPEKMAAAGFFAVGGKEEPDLVECFICSKQLDGWDPDDDPWNEHVKHHSECFFISLGKPDETSWTVYELFDLFKKYTVKECTRELDKAIAKAKEESIRLVHEIPHIYKGLRKNSKYQS, encoded by the exons atggATTTACTACC AGAGCACGATTCAATGTTTTGGAAAATTGGTAGATTAAAGACGTTCGAAGATTGGCCTTTTCAGTCCTCTGATAATTCATGTAATCCTGAGAAAATGGCTGCTGCTGGTTTTTTTGCTGTAGGTGGTAAGGAAGAACCTGACTTGGTTGAATGTTTTATTTGTTCCAAACAACTTGATGGCTGGGATCCTGATGATGATCCATG GAACGAGCATGTAAAACATCATTCAGAATGCTTCTTTATCAGTTTGGGAAAACCTGATGAGACTTCATGGACTGTGTATGAGTTATTTGATTTGTTCAAAAAATATACAGTAAAAGAATGT acaCGTGAGTTGGACAAAGCTATAGCTAAGGCAAAAGAAGAAAGTATTCGGCTCGTACATGAAATACCTCACATTTATAAGGGATTAAGAAAGAACTCTAAATATCAGAGTTAA
- the LOC100644500 gene encoding isoleucine--tRNA ligase, mitochondrial isoform X1, which translates to MYRLLVNRTLVTNQVLRKTSNEVAGSVKKNTKITSKGQQKYTETVLLPRTEFPVQLNGKARIEADKRLTEKCGFSELYEWQKKNLSGPDFVLHDGPPYANGIPHMGHVINKILKDVTLRHKIMNGNRIHYVPGWDCHGLPIELKATKGYESENDPLEIRKKARNYAKEAIARQKQAFQSWGVTANWSESECYFTSHSSYMKNELHQFIKLYEKDIIFRDFMPVYWSPSSRTALAESELEYNQQHQSKAVTVRLRINDIPERLKSFKNRAVYALIWTTTSWSLVANQAISFSSDATYCLAEDDKRDLYIVAKELLGATESKIGPLKPIVSFEGKELEGSTYFHPFTEQKCPLLAASHVTTNAGTGLVHTAPAHGPEDFLVALKNKIPILSIVDSKGLYTKEAGPEFYGLEVLTEGVDKVMNLLARDILHVETLTHSYPYDWRTKQPILIRASHQWFININSIREKIIENVANVNVYPKCNRTSFMSALLAGIRNRPYWCISRQRSWGTPIPVIYSKTTGLAFTNKELVERLCDSIDRYGPDCWWEYSVRDLIGLDIIKKLNIDPDDIVKGNDIMDIWFDSGISWSMVLPDKKANLYLEGYDQFNGWFQSSLITSVALQGCPPYSDLFVHGFAVDEKGLKMSKSIGNVINPEEILLGGSNLKKNPAYGVDILRWWVANHGSQHTQVPVSKNLLDECKTCVNKLRLILRFLLGTLHHHPGINCKPEYRIIDKYMLYLLYSYNKQMQQCYNNYEYHHAGKTIMHFITNDVSGLYCTIIKDRLYCDEVTSSMRTAAVQVIKEILNVLIRSIAPILPHLAEEAWLYHPENIASIPLHCTQYKISESWNDSKIAQYIDAAIRLRNNVLKVADKTTWKLYGVIEATKDDFVLLSLLHDQQKPSMSELCEILQLSSVTLIENHTINETQIQLYDIQEKLCERCRRYPESQKDDLCPRCVKVLTKNKPLIAAV; encoded by the exons ATGTATAGATTACTTGTTAACCGAACATTAGTTACAAATCAAGTTCTAAGGAAAACAAGTAACGAAGTAGCCGGTAGTGTTAAGAAAAATACCAAAATTACATCAAAAGGAcaacaaaaatatacagaaactGTTCTGCTTCCACGAACCGAATTTCCTGTACAACTTAATGGGAAAGCACGAATAGAGGCAGATAAACGCTTAACTGAA aAGTGTGGTTTTTCTGAATTGTACGAGTGGCAAAAGAAAAATCTTTCAGGACCAGATTTTGTTTTACACGATGGGCCTCCTTATGCAAATGGAATTCCTCATATGGGACATGTTATCAATAAG ATTTTGAAGGATGTAACATTAAGACATAAGATTATGAATGGAAATCGAATTCATTATGTACCTGGTTGGGATTGTCATGGATTACCAATTGAATTAAAAGCTACTAAAGGTTATGAAAGTGAAAATGATCCTTTAGAGATCAGAAAAAAGG CCCGTAATTATGCTAAAGAAGCTATTGCTAGACAGAAACAAGCTTTCCAGTCATGGGGTGTGACAGCCAATTGGAGTGAATCTGAATGTTATTTTACCAGTCACTCATCATATATGAAAAATGAACTTcatcaatttataaaattgtatgagAAAGATATTATATTTAGAGATTTCATGCCAGTTTATTGGTCTCCTTCTTCaag AACGGCATTAGCTGAATCTGAATTAGAATACAATCAACAGCATCAAAGTAAAGCTGTGACTGTTCGTCTACGTATTAATGATATTCCAGAAAGgttaaaatcatttaaaaatcgTGCTGTATATGCATTAATATGGACCACTACTTCATGGAGTTTAGTGGCTAATCAAGCTATATCTTTCTCTTCAGATGCTACATATTGTCTTGCTGAAGATGATAAAAGAGACTTATATATTGTTGCTAAAGAACTATTAGGAGCTACTGAATCAAAGATTGGTCCTTTGAAACCAATAGTATCCTTCGAag GCAAAGAATTGGAGGGCAGCACGTACTTTCATCCCTTCACTGAACAAAAATGCCCTTTATTAGCTGCAAGTCACGTTACGACAAATGCGGGAACAGGTTTAGTTCATACTGCTCCTGCACATGGTCCAGAAGATTTTCTAGTTGCactcaaaaataaaattcccatT TTATCCATAGTAGACTCTAAAGGTCTGTACACTAAAGAGGCTGGGCCAGAATTTTATGGATTAGAAGTATTAACAGAGGGAGTTGATAAAGTGATGAATCTCCTGGCTCGAGATATATTGCATGTGGAAACATTAACACACAGTTATCCGTATGATTGGCGAACAAAACAACCAATTCTTATTCGTGCTAGTCATCAATGGTtcattaatataaattctatcagggaaaaaattatt gAGAACGTTGCGAATGTGAATGTATATCCTAAATGTAATCGTACATCTTTTATGAGTGCTTTACTTGCTGGAATAAGGAATCGACCGTATTGGTGTATTTCGCGACAACGTTCTTGGGGAACACCTATACCTGTAATATATAGCAAAACAACAGGCTTAGCATTTACGAATAA AGAATTAGTTGAACGTTTATGTGATTCGATAGATAGATATGGTCCTGATTGCTGGTGGGAATATTCTGTAAGAGATCTAATAGGattagatataattaaaaaattgaatattgatcCGGACGATATAGTAAAAGGAaat GATATCATGGACATTTGGTTCGATAGCGGAATTTCATGGTCAATGGTTTTACCAGACAAAAAAGCAAATCTTTATTTAGAAGGATATGATCAATTCAATGGTTGGTTTCAGTCATCCCTAATAACATCTGTAGCTTTACAGGGATGTCCACCTTATAG tGATTTATTTGTACATGGATTTGCAGTCGATGAAAAAGGCTTAAAAATGTCAAAATCAATAGGAAATGTAATAAATCCAGAAGAAATTTTGCTAGGTGGAtctaatttgaagaaaaatccAGCGTATGGTGTCGATATTTTAag ATGGTGGGTAGCTAATCACGGTTCCCAACATACACAAGTGCCGGTTTCAAAAAATTTACTCGATGAATGTAAAACATGCGTTAATAAACTTCGTTTAATACTGCGCTTCCTTCTGGGTACTTTACATCATCATCCGGGTATAAATTGCAAACCTGAATATCGAATTATTGATAAATACATGTTGTActtattatattcatataataaacAG ATGCAGCAATGTTATAACAACTATGAGTATCATCATGCGGGTAAAACGATTATGCATTTTATAACAAATGATGTATCAGGTCTTTACTGTACTATAATAAAAGATAGACTTTATTGTGACGAGGTAACATCTTCGATGCGCACTGCAGCTGTGCAAGTTATAAAAGAAATTCTGAATGTTCTTATCAGATCCATTGCACCAATTCTACCTCATCTAGCAGAAGAAGCATGGCTATATCATCCCGAAAATATCG CGTCGATACCATTGCACTGTacgcaatataaaatatcagaGTCATGGAATGATTCAAAAATCGCACAATACATAGATGCGGCAATTCGATTGAGAAATAATGTTTTAAAAGTCGCTGATAAAACTACATGGAAATTATATGGCGTTATAGAAGCTACAAAAGATGATTTTGTTTTGCTTTCT CTTCTTCACGACCAGCAAAAACCATCAATGTCTGAATTATGTGAAATATTACAACTGTCGTCAGTTACATTAATTGAAAATCATACTATCAATGAAACACAAATCCAACTATATGACATTCAAGAGAAGTTGTGCGAACGTTGTAGGAGATATCCTGAAAGTCAGAAAGATGATCTATGTCCACGTTGTGTTAAAGTACTTACTAAAAATAAACCATTGATTGCTGCtgtgtaa
- the LOC100644621 gene encoding 26S proteasome non-ATPase regulatory subunit 12 → MEVDYSSNCDIKIPECKKLAHEGKLHDALDQLLALEKLTRTSADMTSTSRILVAIVQICLEAKNWAVLNEHIVLLSKRRSQLKRAVTKMVQECCTYVDKMPDKETKIKLIETLRTVTEGKIYVEVERARLTHRLAKIKEEDGDISGAAAVMLELQVETYGTMSRLEKASLILEQMRLCLAKKDFMRTQIIAKKINVKFFSDENDEETQTLKLKYYDLMMELARHEGWHLELCRHNRAVLETPAVRDDPEKRHAALSRAVLYLVLAPHEPEQADLTHRLLSDKLLDEIPTYKELLRLFVNPELIKWSGLCEIYEKDLKATEVFSTWTEEGRKRWADLRNRVVEHNIRIMAKYYTKITLTRMAELLDLPVEETEACLCSLVETGVINARTDRPAGVVRFTGTQEPAALLDAWAASLSKLMSLVNHTTHLIHQEEMLAVAQS, encoded by the exons ATGGAGGTGGATTATAGTAGCAACTGCGATATAAAAATTCCAGAATGTAAAAAACTAGCACATGAAGGAAAGCTACATGATGCTTTGGATCAACTATTAGcattagaaaaattaacacGAACA AGTGCAGATATGACATCTACATCAAGGATCCTTGTGGCTATTGTTCAAATTTGTTTAGAAGCAAAGAACTGGGCTGTTCTAAATGAACATATAGTGTTGTTATCCAAAAGACGTTCTCAGTTAAAACGAGCTGTTACAAAAATGGTTCAGGAATGTTGCACCTACGTAGATAAAATGCCTGATAAAGAGACCAAAATAAAGTTAATAGAAACATTGCGCACTGTAACTGAAGGAAAG ATATACGTAGAAGTTGAAAGAGCAAGGCTTACCCATCGCTTGGCAAAAATCAAAGAAGAGGATGGAGATATCTCAGGTGCAGCAGCTGTTATGCTGGAATTACAG GTTGAAACATATGGTACCATGTCACGTTTGGAGAAAGCATCTCTTATCCTAGAGCAAATGCGATTATGTTTAGCAAAAAAAGATTTTATGCGTACACAAATAATAGCAAagaaaattaatgttaaattcTTTAGCGATGAAAATGATGAAGAAACTCAGACTctcaaattgaaatattatga TTTAATGATGGAATTGGCCCGGCATGAAGGCTGGCATTTAGAATTATGTAGACATAATCGAGCAGTGTTGGAAACTCCAGCTGTTAGAGATGATCCTGAAAAAAGACACGCCGCTCTTTCACGTGCTGTTCTTTATCTTGTACTTGCACCACATGAACCAGAACAAGCTGATTTGACCCATAGGCTGCTTAGTGACAAACTTCTAGATGAAATACCAACATACAA agaacTGTTACGTCTTTTTGTAAATCCAGAACTAATAAAATGGTCAGGACTGtgtgaaatttatgaaaaagacCTTAAAGCTACGGAAGTTTTTAGTACTTGGACTGAAGAAGGTCGTAAGCGATGGGCTGATCTCCGAAATCGCGTCGTTGAACAT AACATTAGGATTATGGCAAAATATTACACAAAAATTACACTAACTCGCATGGCAGAATTATTGGATTTACCGGTTGAAGAAACTGAAGCATGTCTATGCAGTTTAGTAGAAACTGGCGTGATAAATGCTCGTACGGATCGACCAGCTGGTGTAGTTCGTTTCACAGGAACCCAAGAACCAGCTGCTCTTTTGGATGCCTGGGCTGCATCTTTATCAAAATTAATGAGTCTTGTCAATCATACAACTCATCTTATTCACCAAGAAGAAATGTTGGCCGTAGCTCAATCCTGA
- the LOC100644500 gene encoding isoleucine--tRNA ligase, mitochondrial isoform X2 gives MGHVINKILKDVTLRHKIMNGNRIHYVPGWDCHGLPIELKATKGYESENDPLEIRKKARNYAKEAIARQKQAFQSWGVTANWSESECYFTSHSSYMKNELHQFIKLYEKDIIFRDFMPVYWSPSSRTALAESELEYNQQHQSKAVTVRLRINDIPERLKSFKNRAVYALIWTTTSWSLVANQAISFSSDATYCLAEDDKRDLYIVAKELLGATESKIGPLKPIVSFEGKELEGSTYFHPFTEQKCPLLAASHVTTNAGTGLVHTAPAHGPEDFLVALKNKIPILSIVDSKGLYTKEAGPEFYGLEVLTEGVDKVMNLLARDILHVETLTHSYPYDWRTKQPILIRASHQWFININSIREKIIENVANVNVYPKCNRTSFMSALLAGIRNRPYWCISRQRSWGTPIPVIYSKTTGLAFTNKELVERLCDSIDRYGPDCWWEYSVRDLIGLDIIKKLNIDPDDIVKGNDIMDIWFDSGISWSMVLPDKKANLYLEGYDQFNGWFQSSLITSVALQGCPPYSDLFVHGFAVDEKGLKMSKSIGNVINPEEILLGGSNLKKNPAYGVDILRWWVANHGSQHTQVPVSKNLLDECKTCVNKLRLILRFLLGTLHHHPGINCKPEYRIIDKYMLYLLYSYNKQMQQCYNNYEYHHAGKTIMHFITNDVSGLYCTIIKDRLYCDEVTSSMRTAAVQVIKEILNVLIRSIAPILPHLAEEAWLYHPENIASIPLHCTQYKISESWNDSKIAQYIDAAIRLRNNVLKVADKTTWKLYGVIEATKDDFVLLSLLHDQQKPSMSELCEILQLSSVTLIENHTINETQIQLYDIQEKLCERCRRYPESQKDDLCPRCVKVLTKNKPLIAAV, from the exons ATGGGACATGTTATCAATAAG ATTTTGAAGGATGTAACATTAAGACATAAGATTATGAATGGAAATCGAATTCATTATGTACCTGGTTGGGATTGTCATGGATTACCAATTGAATTAAAAGCTACTAAAGGTTATGAAAGTGAAAATGATCCTTTAGAGATCAGAAAAAAGG CCCGTAATTATGCTAAAGAAGCTATTGCTAGACAGAAACAAGCTTTCCAGTCATGGGGTGTGACAGCCAATTGGAGTGAATCTGAATGTTATTTTACCAGTCACTCATCATATATGAAAAATGAACTTcatcaatttataaaattgtatgagAAAGATATTATATTTAGAGATTTCATGCCAGTTTATTGGTCTCCTTCTTCaag AACGGCATTAGCTGAATCTGAATTAGAATACAATCAACAGCATCAAAGTAAAGCTGTGACTGTTCGTCTACGTATTAATGATATTCCAGAAAGgttaaaatcatttaaaaatcgTGCTGTATATGCATTAATATGGACCACTACTTCATGGAGTTTAGTGGCTAATCAAGCTATATCTTTCTCTTCAGATGCTACATATTGTCTTGCTGAAGATGATAAAAGAGACTTATATATTGTTGCTAAAGAACTATTAGGAGCTACTGAATCAAAGATTGGTCCTTTGAAACCAATAGTATCCTTCGAag GCAAAGAATTGGAGGGCAGCACGTACTTTCATCCCTTCACTGAACAAAAATGCCCTTTATTAGCTGCAAGTCACGTTACGACAAATGCGGGAACAGGTTTAGTTCATACTGCTCCTGCACATGGTCCAGAAGATTTTCTAGTTGCactcaaaaataaaattcccatT TTATCCATAGTAGACTCTAAAGGTCTGTACACTAAAGAGGCTGGGCCAGAATTTTATGGATTAGAAGTATTAACAGAGGGAGTTGATAAAGTGATGAATCTCCTGGCTCGAGATATATTGCATGTGGAAACATTAACACACAGTTATCCGTATGATTGGCGAACAAAACAACCAATTCTTATTCGTGCTAGTCATCAATGGTtcattaatataaattctatcagggaaaaaattatt gAGAACGTTGCGAATGTGAATGTATATCCTAAATGTAATCGTACATCTTTTATGAGTGCTTTACTTGCTGGAATAAGGAATCGACCGTATTGGTGTATTTCGCGACAACGTTCTTGGGGAACACCTATACCTGTAATATATAGCAAAACAACAGGCTTAGCATTTACGAATAA AGAATTAGTTGAACGTTTATGTGATTCGATAGATAGATATGGTCCTGATTGCTGGTGGGAATATTCTGTAAGAGATCTAATAGGattagatataattaaaaaattgaatattgatcCGGACGATATAGTAAAAGGAaat GATATCATGGACATTTGGTTCGATAGCGGAATTTCATGGTCAATGGTTTTACCAGACAAAAAAGCAAATCTTTATTTAGAAGGATATGATCAATTCAATGGTTGGTTTCAGTCATCCCTAATAACATCTGTAGCTTTACAGGGATGTCCACCTTATAG tGATTTATTTGTACATGGATTTGCAGTCGATGAAAAAGGCTTAAAAATGTCAAAATCAATAGGAAATGTAATAAATCCAGAAGAAATTTTGCTAGGTGGAtctaatttgaagaaaaatccAGCGTATGGTGTCGATATTTTAag ATGGTGGGTAGCTAATCACGGTTCCCAACATACACAAGTGCCGGTTTCAAAAAATTTACTCGATGAATGTAAAACATGCGTTAATAAACTTCGTTTAATACTGCGCTTCCTTCTGGGTACTTTACATCATCATCCGGGTATAAATTGCAAACCTGAATATCGAATTATTGATAAATACATGTTGTActtattatattcatataataaacAG ATGCAGCAATGTTATAACAACTATGAGTATCATCATGCGGGTAAAACGATTATGCATTTTATAACAAATGATGTATCAGGTCTTTACTGTACTATAATAAAAGATAGACTTTATTGTGACGAGGTAACATCTTCGATGCGCACTGCAGCTGTGCAAGTTATAAAAGAAATTCTGAATGTTCTTATCAGATCCATTGCACCAATTCTACCTCATCTAGCAGAAGAAGCATGGCTATATCATCCCGAAAATATCG CGTCGATACCATTGCACTGTacgcaatataaaatatcagaGTCATGGAATGATTCAAAAATCGCACAATACATAGATGCGGCAATTCGATTGAGAAATAATGTTTTAAAAGTCGCTGATAAAACTACATGGAAATTATATGGCGTTATAGAAGCTACAAAAGATGATTTTGTTTTGCTTTCT CTTCTTCACGACCAGCAAAAACCATCAATGTCTGAATTATGTGAAATATTACAACTGTCGTCAGTTACATTAATTGAAAATCATACTATCAATGAAACACAAATCCAACTATATGACATTCAAGAGAAGTTGTGCGAACGTTGTAGGAGATATCCTGAAAGTCAGAAAGATGATCTATGTCCACGTTGTGTTAAAGTACTTACTAAAAATAAACCATTGATTGCTGCtgtgtaa
- the LOC100647356 gene encoding autophagy protein 12-like, with product MSEKEGNDVTITEKSEEMGENLTNEDTPASLETIPSETPLVRNGVQVASKDRAKIDILLKATGNAPIMKQKKWSVSQDYCIGRISDFIRRYLKLDSNEKLFLYVNQTFAPAPDQVVKNLYDCYGADGKLILHYCKSQAWG from the exons ATGTccgagaaagaaggaaatgatGTAACTATAACTGAAAAATCTGAGGAAATGGgagaaaatttaacaaatgaagATACACCTGCTAGTCTTGAAACAATACCTTCGGAAACACCATTAGTGCGAAATGGAGTTCAAGTTGCTTCAAAGGATAGAGCAAAAA TCGATATTTTGTTGAAAGCAACTGGAAACGCCCCGataatgaaacaaaagaaatggTCTGTCAGTCAAGATTATTGCATTGGTCGAATTTCCGATTTTATCAGAAGATACCTTAAATTAGATTCTAATGAAAAATTG TTTCTTTATGTAAATCAAACATTTGCACCTGCACCAGATCAGGTAGTAAAAAACTTGTATGATTGTTATGGTGCAGATGGAAAATTAATACTTCACTATTGTAAAAGCCAAGCTTGGGGTTAA